The sequence CCCCGCAAATCAAATCTACCCTGGTCTATCATGTCATTATGGACTATCCCGGGGAAAAGCAGTATAACCGTCTCAAACAACAATTTCCCCAAATACTTCCGGTTATGCTCGGCAACGAGATGAAAATCCAATTTGGGGCTTTTTATACGGAAATAGAGGCTAGACAGTGGTCACAGTTTCTAAACAGTCAGGGTCTGGGCAATTATATACTAGTTTCTTACCGTTCCAACCTCCAGTATTGACATTTAAAAAAGAGCTGATATACTTTGTTCATCATACCAGAACTAATTAATGAAGTCACAGGCGTAGTATTGTACCCATTTTCCCGTAATAGCCTACTTCTTTCTGTTAATTAATGAATCCTGTGCAGACTCCTGACCACAATTTCCTCCTGCCATCGGATGGTCATAATCAGCACGAGTCTGGTGGTGGTGGCCACTTTGGAGAGGAAAAATATGCCCCCGTTACGGCATTGAAGGAATTGGTGGCCTGTCTCCAAAGGGAACAAAACAAAATACAGGACTTGCTAAGTTCCCTTAGCTTCGCCTTACGTAGTTTCAACAACCTAAACCAATTCCTGGAATTGACCCCCCTCATGCTGGCTAGGGTGACAGATGCCGATGGCTCTATACTATTGTTGTATCACAAACATTCACACAACCAAGAAGTTCGTCTGGAGCAGGTCTACTGTCACAATAGCACATGGCAGAAGGAAATTAGGCGCCATTTTCAGCGGGCCGTTGAGCACATTAACAACTACATCCACCAAAGTCACACTAGTCCCCACCAATACCCGCCACCAGAGTCTTTCCCCAGTTTTGTAGAAGAACAAATACAACGTCAACTGTCCGGCCTGTTCCCAGTTTACAGTGTCCCTATTATCATCAAGAATGTTGAAAGGGGGAGTTTTTACGTCTTCAGTCAAGACGGGGAATACTGTTGGACACAAACCCGTCGCAAATTGGCTCAACTGGTGGCAGATCAAACCGCAGTGGCCATTGCCAATCATGAACTTACAGAAGAATTACGCTCCAAGGAAAGACAAGACAGAGAATTGGAAATAGCCTCAGAAATCCAACGCCGTCTTTTGCCCAGAAAGTGTCCCAAAATCAAGGGCCTGGAAGTGGCTGCCCGCTGTCAAACTGCCAACAGAGTGGGGGGAGACTATTACGATTTTATCCCCGCCAATTACGACCAGTGGGACGAAACCACCAGTAGCAGTAAGAAGGCCCCCTGTGAACCCTGGAGCATCGTAATTGGTGATGTAATGGGGAAGGGGGTGCCAGCAGGACTCATTATGACCATGACTAGGGGCATGTTGAGGGCAGAAGTTTTAAACCGTCATTCCCCCTCCCGGGTTTTAGAACATTTAAATCGCGTCATGTATGCCGACTTAGAAAATTCCCATCGCTTCGTAACTCTCTTCTACTCCGAATACGATCCACGTACCCACATCTTACGTTACGCCAACGCCGCCCATAACCCCCCCCTCCTGTGGCGAGAGGGAAAAGACGAGATTATCCTCCTAGATACCGAGGGCATGTTGATCGGTCTGGAGCCCAATTCCCACTACCAAGAGGACTGCCTACAACTACAAGCCAATGACACCATCCTCTACTACACCGATGGGATTACAGATGCCGTCAACTCCAAAAATCAACGCTTCGACGAGGACAAACTGATAGAAACCTTCCGTTACGCCTGTGGGCATTTTACCACTGCCGAGGAAATCCTCCAATACCTGTTTGACACCGTTGAACAGTTTATTGGCGTGGGCAACAAAAACAATGATGATATAACCCTCGTGGTAGTACGTTTCAACCCCGATATTTCCCCCAACTGCTACTGCTCCTAATTTATAATCGTTAACAGAACTTAATAAAACTTTAAAAATAAGCCGTTATGAAGACAGTAAGTCCCATCCACCATGTGAAGTCAATCCCAGGACAGTATTGGCAGTGGCGAGGACAAAATGTGTACTATGTGAGGGGGGGAGAAGAAAATAGAAGCAAACCACACCCCCCCCTACTGCTAGTACATGGTTTTGGCGCCTCCACTGACCACTGGCGGAAAAATATCCACCAACTGAAAGAGGACTTTGAAGTCTGGGCCATTGATCTGTTGGGATTCGGACGCTCTGCTAAACCTGCCTGGGATTACAATGGTCAACTGTGGCAGGAACAACTCAGTGATTTTATTACCCAGCTAATCCAACGACCCACAGTCGTGGCGGGAAACTCCCTGGGAGGATATGCCTGCTTGTGTGTTGGTGCCAACCACCCCGACAAGGTAGCCGGTGTAATACTTCTGAATAGTGCTGGTCCTTTCACCGACACCACCCCCCAAAAACCCGGCCTCCGACAAAAAATCACCAGCTGGATTTTCGCTAACCCCTTGGTAACTTATTTGTTATTCCAAAGACTACGAAATAAGAACAACATCCGCAAAACACTAGAAAAAATCTATTTTGACACCAGCGCCATCACCGACCAGCTTGTAGAGGACATTTACCGCCCCTCCTGTGACAAGGGGGCATTTCACGTATTCGCTTCCGTTTTCAAAAACCCCCAAGGGGAAAAGGTGGATCAGTTGCTAAAAAAACTCAAAAGCCCTCTACTAGTTATATGGGGAGATGAAGACCCCTGGATGAAAGTCCAACAAAGGGCCTCTCTTTTCCGTAAATACTACCCTCAACTCACAGAATATCACCTTCAGGCCGGCCACTGTCCCCATGATGAGGCTCCCGAAAAGGTAAACTCCCTTATCAAAACCTGGATAACCCAAACCCTAACCCCTGTCACCCCACCCCCCATTTAACCTCCCCCCACAAAAGGCAAACGGGGGACACCCGCCCCCCGGGAGTCAACAGTTGACAGTTGACAGTTGACGCCCCCATTATAACAAATAAAATGGCCAAGGTGATGGTAATAAGGAGAACCCTCCAGGAATCAGCGCAGAATTAGCGCATCTTTCCCCCCAGTCCCGCGGGATTATTCGTCTCAAAGGCTAATCCAAGCGGCTTTTCTTTTTTCTGGCCATGTGGAAAATGGTGCAGTCTTTGATTTATCCTAGGGTGATGATTGATGGATTTGTAGTAATGCCTAACCATATTCACGGTATTATTGTCCCGCATAATGGGGGACGTCGTGGCGTCAAAACAAAGGCAACGCAACCACTACTCATCCCTCTATACATCCCCCACAACCGGCACAGTCACCGAAGGATTAGGTTGACTGAAAACTCACTCCTCCCCAGTCACCCTCTCCTGGCGAGAAACGTATAATTCCAGACTGAAATCCCTGCCAAGGCTTTGACGTAAGAAGTCCTCCACCAGTCTCACCTGGGCAGGTGTAATCTTATTGTCAGTCTCCATGTTTACCAATACCAACGGGGGTGTCCTCGTCCAAACTACCCTGATTTTCACATTCTGTACCTCTTGTCCTATGGTTACAGTCTCATATAGCAGTTTTCTCCTGATGGCCACCTCAATTTGTTGCTGTTGCAATAATCGGAAAAAGCTGGCCCCCAAGGGGATAACCAAAAGAAGGGTTAGAAACGTAGTCCAACCTAACGCAGGGTTCGCCCTGGTATAACCAGAACACACAAAAACCACCATGCAGGCTAGGACAATGCCCAGTAGATTGGTAAGATACAATAGAAAGGCACCCCAGGCAAAAGAATAATTTCGGGCAGACAGGGAAATCCCTACCACACACAGCGGCGGCATCAACGCCACGGCAATAGCCACACCAGCCATAGTATCTGTTATTCTCTTCCTGATTTTGGCAAAGCCTCCTACCGCCCCCGCACTCAGGGCAATTCCCAAATCCAGAAGGTTTGGCTGGGTGCGGGCAATTATTTCTGAGCCAGGAGAGGGAAGGGAGGCCGCAAAAGCCACAAAGCTGGAAATAAACAAAGATAACACAGTTGCCCCAATCAGAGACACAAGGGCAGTGCGAAACAGTCTTACATCCCCCTCACAAGCGGCAAAGGCCAATCCCCTTAGAGGCAACATTAAGGGCGCCACCACCATTGCCCCTATAATCACTGCCGTACTATTACTGAGGAGACCGAAAGTGGCAATCAGACAGGCGCCGACGGTGCAAATGACAAAATCCCTACTCCAACGAGAATCCTCAAATAAGTCAAAGGCAAGCCGCTCCACTTCCTCTGGTGAGGGAGAGGGGATGATACTGTTTATAAATTTAAAAATCTTTCTAGCCTTTTTCTTTCTCATACCTAACTGTTGTCCTTATTATCGGCTGAGGGGCGGCAAAAACAATCCCCTTATGAAAGACTTAAAATTCCCCCACACGGATTGCCACACCCATTATCACAAACAGTATTGCCAGTATGGTCACATCATCCATATGATTAGGTCAGAGGAACAAGATTCTCTTTGCCTAGCAAGGCGATAATAAAAGAAAGCTACTTTATTCCAAAACCCGTTGTTATATGTATTGCCAGGAATATTAACCCCAGTTTCTTAAATTTGCCTTCAGAATCTTCAATTAAGTCGGTATTTCCCATTTTTACGGCTTCTGGTGACACCGTTTAGGCCAATATGACATGTCCCCCCAATACTGGCTCCCAGAACCTTCTATTGTTTATATTTGGGATGGCAAAACCGAGATGGCAGCCACTGCCAAAAACAGAAGGGCACTAGTGGTTTCTAGGAGGGCAACGTTTTTTATGTCTGTCTGCTGATACCAGTTCAGAAAAAATATTACTACCAAAAGTTTAAGAAATAATACAGAAAAGGCAAGACAGGTAAAAGGTGACAATACTCCCAAATACCAGAGAAAAAAACAATAATAGTGGCCAGAAGGTGATAGACAACGGCTGGCAGAATGGAAGTGGTCCTGGGTTTGCGCAATTTAACGGTGAAGATAGCACTAGCAAAAAACAGGGTATTCAACAGTCACAAACCCCAAACCTGATAGTCCCAATGGCCACTAGTTGCCCCGTAGGCAAAGGGGGTGGACAGACATACGGCGGCAAAGGTAAGAAACTCGTTAAAGATAGACTTTTGTTGCCGAAAATACACTGCCACGGAGTCTATCAAAAAAGCCACAATAGCCAAACCGTGGCCATACTTCCCCCACCAGGGCCATCAGACTGTACACCATCCCCCAGAATAGCAAACGAGCCTTCAGACTACTTCGTTGTTTTATCTGCAAAACCAGGGGGTGTCCAGCCTGAAACGCAAAAAAAAAAAAGCTACCATCAGGGCAATGGTAGTATCCCAATTCCATCTTTGGGCAGCTGCAGCACCCACTAGAAAAGACACCAATAACACCACCTATACCCCATGCTGCGGTGAAAACAGTCCATTACAATCCCTGTGTAACTAGGGTGTGGGAGGGTAAACTGCCACTAAAGAAGGTTTTGGTGGGGAATTGGGTTTGTTTTCCGGCCAGTTAGACCCCTTAGGTATAAACCGCAGTTGGGTGAATTTTTGGCCATCAGTGGTGGGTATAGCAAACTCCCTGATTTCTGCTGCCATATCCTGACGAATCCCATTTTTTTCCCCAGGATGTTGAATGGCCAGGAAAAGGGTTTCCTGCCAGAAACATAAGCCACATATTTCCGTCTCCATCGGGCCAATTCCAAAGGGATAGGCCAGTCCCGCATTTTTTCCTGCCAACGGTATATACCAAATACTGTTGTTACCCATTGCCCCTGTTATATAGGCACTATCTGGTTTATTCAACAAGCCTGTGGGCATATCTGTTACCATCCATAGATTGCCCTGTGGGTCAAATGCTATATTGTCAGGATTAGCAAAACCCATACCACCCATAGCTGGAAAACCACCCGCACCAATAATCTCCCAGGTGAAAGTCAAGGCCCCTGGTTGATTGTCTTTTTCTTTAATCTTCATCAAACAACCATATTCATACACCTGCCCCCTCTCATCGCTGAAAATAGTCTTATCTGGACTACCGTCTTCAGAGGCACTACCGGCAGTAAAGGCAATAATCAGAGACTTGTCAATGGGACTTAATTCTAAATCCTCTGGACGGGCAGTGCAGGTGCCCCCCACCACATTGGCGGCAAAATGGGCATCTATTAAAATCGCCCCCTGTATTTCCTCCTCTGTCTCACCCACGTACAAATCCCCCAGTCGTCGATACTGTCTTTGAAATTTATCCAACTCTTCCTGACGGGTGACGTTGATAATCCCCCCCTCTTGTCTGTCCGGATTGGGTATAGGCAATAATCTCCCTACTAGATTCTCAATGGGAGTCGGATTTATGGGCGTGTCGGCTTTCAGGGGAATCCACTCACCGCTGCCGTCTGGACTCATCTTGGCTACATACAACATCCCTCTTTCTAACAGTCTAGAGTTGGCCTTGTCTTTAGGATTTACTACCTTCCCCTCCGACACAAACTTATACAAATGTCCCCCCGTGCGATCGCACCCTGAATAGACTGCCAGGGGTTGATTCTCCTCTGCCCAAATGGCCACTGCCTCGTGTCGATAACGGCCTAGCCATGTGTGTTTTGTTCCGTAATCGTTAGGATTACTGGGGTCTATTTCTACCATCCACCCATATTTATTGCCAGCCAAACCAAAGGGGTTACCTTGTCCATTAATTCCCTTTACTGGCCCTTTAGAGGGAGGAAAAGAAGTCCCATCCGCCATTACCTCTTCTGGCACCTGGGATTGGAAGTTTTCTTCAGCACTAAAAACCGTGCCCCAGGGAGAAGTGCCCCCCGCACAGTTGGCAAAAGTGCCGATAATTTTCTCCCCCAGGCCGTCGATGTAGCCCAATCCCTCTCTTTTCTTAAACACCGCCACTGCCGGGCCTGTAGCCTTCAGGTAGCGTCCATCTTTCCAACCTGATAACCCCGTCACACGTCTATCCTGCTTGCTGTAGGTCCTTTTCCATCTCCCATTCTCTCGTCTTACTGAGATAACTCCTATACCCTGGTCTATCAGTAATTCTTCAAAAAACCGTTGAAATTTTTCCTTGGCCGGGTCATCATCTGCCATAGCAAAAACATCTATTTCTCCCTGTTTTAGGGATGCTAAAACCTCCATATCCAAGGGTTTTTTTATTACCTCCTCATAGCTTTGTAACCAGGGAGTGGGACTTATGTACTCAAAATTTACCACCAAATAACCCTCATTTTCTTCTGTGGGGATAAAAGCCACATAGTCATTGTTATAACCAAATCTAGAATCCCCCACCCTATCTCCCCAGGTGGCAATCACCTCATATTTAAACCCCTCTGGCAAAACTAAATCGTCTTTTACCCTATAGCTTCTAAACTGTCTTTTTTGCTTTTCAGGTGGTAAATTATCTACTTCAAGAGGTATGGGATATTTCACAGGTTTAAATTGAGAAAAACTAGATTTTTCCACCTTAGCAAGGGAATATTTCCCAGTATTATTTAGGGCCAAATCCGCCAATTTGCCCCCCGCTAAGCCTACTCCCAAAAACAGCAAGAAATTCCGTCTAGTGAATCTCATATTTTGGGCTTTTACTTGATGGCCTATTACACTATCCACATTATAGTGAGCCACTCTGGGAACTGGGGAAATAATTGTTTTTGAAAATGAAATGTTTACCTGGGAGACTGATTTTGGTTATGCTAGGTAGATACATGAAGGTAGTCATAGTCAAGAGAGAGTGAGAAAAACTCAGTAATACTATGCCAACTCTAGTGATTGTGGAATCGCCCACCAAAGCCAAAACTATTCGCAATTTTCTGCCGAAAGACTATATGGTAGAGGCTTCTATGGGGCACGTGCGGGATTTACCCTCCTCCTCGGCGGAGATACCGGAGGAATATAAAAAATACCCTTGGAGTCGTTTGGGGGTGAATGTAGAAAACAATTTTGAGCCCCTTTATGTAATCCCCCAAGGCAAAAAGAAAATAGTCCAACAGTTAGAAAAGGCTTTGGCAAAGGCGGATGAGTTAATTCTGGCAACAGACGAGGATAGAGAAGGGGAAAGTATTAGTTGGCACCTGTTGCAGTTATTAAAACCAAAAGTGCCCACTAAGAGAATGGTATTTCATGAAATCACTCAAGAGGCTATCCAGAAAGCTTTAGCCAACTGTCGGGCAGTGGATGAAAATTTGGTACACGCCCAGGAAACAAGACGTATTTTAGATCGTTTGGTGGGTTATACTCTCTCCCCCCTGTTGTGGAAAAAGATTGCCAAGGGATTGTCTGCCGGCAGGGTACAATCAGTTGCTGTAAGACTGTTGGTGCAAAGGGAAAGGGAAAGAAGAGCTTTTGTTGCAGCCCAGTATTGGGATTTAAAAGCTATCCTGTCTTATGAGGGGGTGGAATTTGAAGCTAAACTGGTGGCCCTAGGGGGCCAAAAACTGGCCACTGGTAGTGATTTTGACCCCAAAACCGGCCAGTTGCTGGCAGGAAAACAGGTAATTGTCCTTAATGAACAACAGGCACAAGAACTCTTACAGAAACTACAAGGAAAAATATGGCAGGTTACGGGGGTAGAAGAAAAACAGATAAAACGCTCCCCCTATCCACCCTTCACTACGTCTACCTTACAACAAGAAGCCAACCGAAAACTGGGGTTTAGCGCCCAGGAAACCATGCGTATTGCCCAGAGTCTGTATGAAAACGGATATATTACATACATGCGTACAGACTCAGTACACCTGTCAGAGGAGGCAATAGCCGCCGCGCGAAGTTGCATACAGCAAATGTATGGTCAAGAGTATCTCAGTCCCACCCCCAGACAATACAAAACGAAATCAAAGGGAGCACAAGAAGCTCATGAGGCAATTCGACCAGCCGGCAGTCGGTTCAGATTGCCACAGGAGACGGGTTTAAAAGACAGGGAATTGGCTCTCTATGAGTTAATCTGGAAGAGGACTATTGCCAGTCAGATGGCGGATGCCCTTCTAAGCCATACTACTGTCCAGATAGGGGTAGAGGATGCCAATTTCCGCGCCAGTGGGAAGACAATTCTCTTTCCCGGCTTTTTCCGTGCCTATGTGGAGGGCTCAGATGACCCTACCGCCGCCTTAGAAAACCAAGAGATAATTCTACCCCCTCTTCGGGTGGGTGTTGGGGTGTCCTGTAATAGTTTAGAAGCGGTAAAACACGAAACCCAACCCCCCCCACGTTATACCGAGGCTACCCTAGTAAAAACTTTAGAACAAGAGGGCATAGGCAGACCTAGCACTTATGCCACTATAATCAGCACTATTGTGGAGAGAGGTTATGCTCAGATTCGTCAGAAGCAACTAATTCCCACTTTTGCTGCCTTTGCCGTCACCAGTCTTCTGGAGGAAAACTTTGAGGAGTTAGTGGACGTCAAATTCACCTCTAATATGGAACAGGCACTAGACGACATTGCGGCGGGGCAAAGGGACTGGTTAGCCTATTTAAAAGAATTCTATCTGGGAGAAAATGGTCTAGCCAAGAAAGTTCAATTGAGGGAGAGTCAAATAGACAGTCAGAAAGCCAAAATAATCCAACTGGACAACCTTAATGCCACCGTCAAGATAGGACAATACGGTGTGTACATAGAAGCCAAACAGGGGGATGAGATTATTAAATCCACTCTACCAGAAGACATCACCCCGGCAGACTTAGATGCCGAGCAGGTGGAAAGGCTGTTAAAACTGAAAAAACAGGGAAATGAGCCTTTGGGCAATGACCCGGACACAGGACTGCCTGTATATTTACTCATAGGTAGCTATGGCCCCTATGTCCAATTGGGAGAGGGGAAAAATGCCAAAACTGCTTCCCTGCCAAAGGGCATTAAACCAGAGGAAGTCACCTTGGAGATGGCCCTAAGCTACCTGAGATTGCCTCGGACTTTGGGGAATCATCCTGAAACCGGTAGGCTCATTCAGGCGGGTATAGGACGATTTGGGCCCTATATAGTCCACGATTTGGGGGCGGAAAAGGATTATAGATCTCTAAAAGAGGGAGATGATGTTTTAACCATCAGCCTGGAGAGAGCATTAGAAATTCTCGCTCAACCTAAAGCCAGTCGGAATAATACTGCTGGAAACAAAAATATTTCGGCTCCCTTGAAGGAGTTGGGACTACACCCCCAGTCCCAACAGCCCATTAATATTTACCAGGGTCCTTATGGAGTATATGTGAAGCACGGAAAGGAGAATGTCAAATTGCCAAAAGGGGAAACAGTAGAAACCATGACCTTGGAAAAGGCTCTAGCTTTGCTGGAAAAGGGCGCTACTAATAAAAACAGCAGCAGAAAGAGTACAAAAAAAGGGAAATTCTCAGGGCAGAACCGGAAAAACCAGTACAGGTAATACAAGCCGCTATGGCAGTACCAGTCTTAAAACTAGGGGGGCAATGGCATTGACTATTTGCACGAAGACCGGACTACCCTCATTGCCATCTTTGGCGTCTGCCTCCTCCCGGGCCTTTACCAGTTGCAGAAAACGGGTGGCAAGGAGATACCCCTCCTGATTTTGCTGGGATTGGAACAAGCTCTGGGCTTTTTCCGCATCTTTCAAGGCCCCTTGGATTTGCCCATAACGAGACTTCACCACCGCCCTGGCTAGATAGGCATGGGCTAGGGTTGGCTCTAGGCTGATTGCCTGAGAGTAGAAGTTGGCCGCCCCCACAAAGTTGCCCCTCCTGTCTTCTAACACCCCCCAAAGATAAAACTGCTGGGCTGAGGCCACACTACTGGGGAGTCCCACCACCCCCTGGACATTAGCTTTGCTCAGGTCCACTTTCTCCAGGTATGCCCCCACCAGGTATGCGCCCCGCAAATCTGTGTTATCTAATGTAGCATTAGATAAATTAGCCCCATTCAGATTGGCCCCATGAAGGGAGGCATTGCTAAGGTCAGCACCACTCAGGTCAGCACCGGCCAGGTTAGCCCGAGAAAGGTTGGCACCCCTAAGCGCCGCGCCCCTCAAATCCGCATCCCTTAAGTCCGTCATCACTAAACCGGCACCCCTCAGGTCACACCCGGGACACCGTCTAGTCTGCAACAGTTGGGAGATGTGAGCCAGATTTTCTCCCCAGGCCGCGGTGGCCATCACGGTGGTGAAGACGGGAGCCCCCAAAAATTGTAGTAAGTTTGTCTTCATTTGTAACTAGAAACGCTTTTTATTCTTCATAGTTATTCATTGTAGTCACAGGCTACCCGAAAACCAATGAGTTTGCCCTTGAACTCCGGCAAAGCCAACAGTCGCACCCCGGAACGACAATAATAGGCTGTATCATCCCAAGAACCTCCCCTTATTACCCGGGGCAGTTCCCCCTCCTCTTCCTCATCTTCCAGCCAGGCACTGCCGTCAGTGGGAGCCCCCTCGTAATTTTCATGCCAGTGATCTAAACACCACTCCCAAACATTACCATGCATGTCATATAGTCCGAAATGGTTAGCCGGAAAACTTCCTACCTCTGTGGTTTCTTGTCGCCACTTGCCTGTGCCCCCCACGCCGTAACCATAACTGGCCTTGTAATTGGCCAATTCGGAAGTGATGGTGCCCCCGAAACAGAAGGATTCAGTAGTACCTGCTCTACAAGCGTACTCCCATTCAGCCTCTGTGGGGAGACGAAAATTTCTCCCCGTCATCTGTGATAGACGACTACAGAATTCCATGGCCTCGTACCAGGACACATTTTCCACGGGACGATTGTCTCCCCGAAAAAAAGACGGATTTGTGCCCATCACTGCCATGTATTGACTCTGGGTGACGGGGTATTGGCCTAAAAGGAAAGTTCTAATCTGAACAATATGTTGAGGACCCTCATCTGGACTACGCCCGATTTCCCCTGAAGGCGTGCCCATGAGAAAACTGCCCCCCACAATTCTGACTAAAGGCAGGGACACCCCATTGGACAAGGGCACCTCAATACAATCTGCCACCCTTTTCTCCCGCTGCAGGACAATAGTGGTGGCATTTTCTATCCTGACGGTGACAACCTCAAATTCACGGCTTTTCATACAGGGGGCGACTTTTTCCTCCAATTAACTAATTGTAACTCCAAAGAACAAAAAAAACCTGCAGGTCAATGGTTGTCTATAATGGTTATAGAGGCAAAGCGGGGGATTAACGAGCCAGTCTAATGGTGCCAGAAACCACAGACTCCCCCTAATCCTGTGTTAAAATCAGCAGTAAGAAGTGGCTGGAGTGAGTAAGGATATATGTTTGAACGCTTCACGGAAAAAGCGATAAAGGTCATAATGCTAGCCCAGGAGGAGGCGCGCCGTCTGGGGCATAACTTTGTTGGCACTGAGCAAATTCTCCTGGGTTTGATCGGGGAAGGTACTGGCATCGCCGCTAAGGTGCTTAAGTCTATGGGGGTTAACCTCAAGGATGCTCGCATCGAAGTAGAAAAAATCATTGGGCGGGGTTCCGGTTTTGTGGCCGTGGAAATCCCCTTTACTCCCAGGGCAAAAAGGGTATTGGAATTGTCTTTGGAAGAAGCTCGTCAACTGGGTCATAACTATATCGGTACTGAACACCTCTTGCTCGGTTTGATTCGTGAAGGAGAAGGGGTTGCTGCTAGAGTGTTGGAAAACCTAGGTGTGGACTTGGCCAAGGTGCGCACCCAAGTCATTCGCATGCTAGGTGAAACAGAAAGCACCCCCATTGGGGTTGGTGGCTCCAGTCGTTCCAATAA comes from Geminocystis sp. M7585_C2015_104 and encodes:
- a CDS encoding formylglycine-generating enzyme family protein, producing MKSREFEVVTVRIENATTIVLQREKRVADCIEVPLSNGVSLPLVRIVGGSFLMGTPSGEIGRSPDEGPQHIVQIRTFLLGQYPVTQSQYMAVMGTNPSFFRGDNRPVENVSWYEAMEFCSRLSQMTGRNFRLPTEAEWEYACRAGTTESFCFGGTITSELANYKASYGYGVGGTGKWRQETTEVGSFPANHFGLYDMHGNVWEWCLDHWHENYEGAPTDGSAWLEDEEEEGELPRVIRGGSWDDTAYYCRSGVRLLALPEFKGKLIGFRVACDYNE